In the Cryptosporangium minutisporangium genome, one interval contains:
- a CDS encoding TetR/AcrR family transcriptional regulator yields MRKTPEPVVRLVLTRERIVHAAVELIERHGAEALSMRAVAAELGVAVMSLYNHVPNKAALMEGVAEYVVAGLDTVPSGTGDWREETRALVRAFRAAAQDYPQAIRVVLTHSIDSTAASRLAERALSLAAKAGFEGATAVRIVHALMAYAVGSQLQALWLGQLIDRVSEGSAPALARVDPAEFPHVVASAPALLAHDPEADFEFGLDLLVAAIDALPRK; encoded by the coding sequence GTGCGGAAGACCCCGGAGCCCGTGGTGCGGCTGGTGCTCACCCGGGAGCGGATCGTGCACGCCGCGGTCGAGCTGATCGAGCGGCACGGCGCCGAAGCGCTGTCGATGCGTGCGGTCGCGGCCGAGCTCGGCGTCGCGGTGATGTCGCTCTACAACCACGTCCCGAACAAGGCCGCGCTGATGGAGGGCGTGGCCGAGTACGTGGTGGCCGGCCTCGACACGGTGCCGTCCGGCACCGGCGACTGGCGGGAGGAGACCCGGGCGCTGGTGCGCGCCTTCCGGGCGGCGGCCCAGGATTACCCCCAGGCCATCCGGGTGGTGCTCACCCACTCGATCGACAGCACCGCCGCCTCCCGGCTCGCCGAGCGGGCCCTGTCGCTCGCGGCGAAGGCCGGGTTCGAGGGAGCCACCGCGGTCCGGATCGTGCACGCGCTGATGGCCTACGCGGTCGGCTCCCAGCTCCAGGCGCTCTGGCTGGGCCAGCTCATCGACCGGGTCTCCGAGGGCTCCGCGCCGGCCCTGGCGCGGGTCGACCCGGCGGAGTTCCCGCACGTGGTGGCTTCGGCGCCGGCGCTGCTCGCGCACGACCCCGAGGCCGACTTCGAGTTCGGCCTCGACCTCCTCGTCGCCGCGATCGACGCGCTGCCCCGTAAGTAG
- a CDS encoding cytochrome P450 yields MTLTSDQPAVRTDRTPGRVRSELLAAGTWSARHGVARVAMKRARKQGDLQAQLFSDPAVRADPFPLYARIRERGPVVKGSFLAATASHAVAGATLRSDAFGVVSDPEALPPLARWLMTRPNRTIGPVTPPSMLAVDPPDHTRYRRLVSKVFTARAMAAMRGRVGDLADELLDRAERESRADRARGGAPVDLVSRYASLLPVTIIAEILGVPTEMRSTFIAWGGTAAPVLDIGLSYREYRRVDRAIRELNEWMAGHFTRLRRDPGDDLLSQLVRAEHELTETELLAIAGLLLAAGFETTVNLIGNGAALLLKHPDQLADLRADPAGWGNAVEEILRYESPVQNTARRALRDTEVAGVRVRENTFLSVLIGGANRDPEVFDDPDRFDVHRANAREHLAFSSGVHYCLGAALARIEGEEALRRLFERYPNLAAAGTPRRRPTRTLRGYDELPVRLG; encoded by the coding sequence ATGACGCTAACCAGCGACCAGCCCGCGGTGCGGACCGACCGCACGCCCGGACGCGTGCGGTCGGAACTGCTCGCAGCCGGTACGTGGTCGGCGCGGCACGGCGTCGCCCGGGTGGCGATGAAGCGCGCCCGCAAGCAGGGTGACCTGCAGGCCCAGCTGTTCTCCGACCCGGCGGTGCGCGCCGATCCGTTCCCGCTCTACGCTCGGATCCGCGAACGGGGTCCGGTGGTCAAGGGCTCGTTCCTGGCCGCGACCGCCAGCCATGCGGTGGCCGGGGCCACCCTGCGTAGCGACGCGTTCGGCGTGGTGTCGGACCCGGAGGCACTCCCACCGCTGGCCCGCTGGTTGATGACCCGGCCCAACCGGACGATCGGTCCGGTGACGCCGCCCTCGATGCTGGCCGTCGACCCGCCCGACCACACCCGCTACCGGCGGCTGGTCTCGAAGGTGTTCACCGCCAGGGCGATGGCCGCGATGCGCGGGCGGGTCGGCGACCTCGCCGACGAGCTGCTCGACCGGGCCGAGCGGGAGAGCCGTGCCGATCGGGCGCGTGGAGGCGCGCCGGTCGACCTGGTCAGTCGGTACGCGAGCCTGCTGCCGGTGACGATCATCGCCGAGATCCTCGGGGTGCCCACCGAGATGCGATCGACGTTCATCGCGTGGGGTGGCACCGCGGCGCCGGTGCTCGACATCGGGCTGTCCTACCGTGAGTACCGCCGGGTGGACCGGGCGATCCGTGAGCTCAACGAGTGGATGGCCGGCCACTTCACCCGGCTGCGGCGGGACCCCGGCGACGACCTGCTCAGCCAGCTCGTCCGGGCCGAGCACGAACTCACCGAGACCGAACTGCTCGCGATCGCCGGGCTGCTGCTGGCGGCCGGCTTCGAGACCACCGTGAACCTGATCGGAAACGGTGCCGCGCTGTTGCTGAAGCACCCCGACCAGCTGGCCGACCTCCGCGCGGACCCGGCCGGGTGGGGCAACGCGGTGGAGGAGATCCTCCGGTACGAGTCGCCGGTGCAGAACACCGCCCGGCGGGCCCTGCGCGACACCGAGGTCGCCGGGGTCAGGGTGCGGGAGAACACGTTCCTCTCGGTCCTGATCGGCGGCGCCAACCGCGACCCCGAGGTCTTCGACGACCCGGACCGCTTCGACGTCCACCGGGCGAACGCGCGGGAACACCTGGCGTTCTCCAGCGGCGTGCACTACTGCCTGGGTGCAGCGCTGGCCAGGATCGAGGGGGAGGAGGCGCTGCGACGGCTGTTCGAGCGCTATCCGAACCTCGCGGCGGCGGGGACTCCGCGCCGACGTCCCACCCGGACGCTGCGCGGCTACGACGAGCTGCCCGTGCGCCTCGGATAA
- a CDS encoding DUF4334 domain-containing protein — translation MLLTDARARFAALRRQTEGVQPDDLDEIWAALPTARVDDVLGTWKGADFATGHPLHQGLIDARWYGKTFVSPMDAKPLMCRDENGRLYSNTALGRGGEASLWEVEFRGEVTATMVYDNQPVFDHFKWVDDRTLMGIMNGKSPLVFHRSRHYYFLLERDS, via the coding sequence ATGCTGCTGACCGATGCACGAGCCCGCTTCGCCGCGCTGCGCAGGCAGACCGAAGGCGTCCAGCCGGACGACCTCGACGAGATCTGGGCGGCGCTACCGACCGCGCGCGTCGACGACGTCCTCGGCACCTGGAAGGGCGCCGACTTCGCCACCGGGCACCCCCTGCACCAGGGCCTGATCGACGCCCGCTGGTACGGCAAGACGTTCGTCAGCCCGATGGACGCCAAACCACTGATGTGTCGCGACGAGAACGGGCGGCTCTACTCGAACACCGCCCTCGGGCGCGGCGGCGAGGCGTCGCTGTGGGAGGTGGAGTTCCGCGGCGAGGTCACCGCCACGATGGTCTACGACAACCAGCCGGTGTTCGACCACTTCAAGTGGGTCGACGACCGCACGCTGATGGGCATCATGAACGGCAAGTCGCCGCTGGTCTTCCACCGGAGCCGGCACTACTACTTCCTGCTGGAGCGGGACTCCTGA
- a CDS encoding aminotransferase class V-fold PLP-dependent enzyme, with product MLATVTLAPHPQALRVLGDDLPVTLTDGTVTQHVNLDYAATAPCLAAAADAVNQLLPWYASVHRGAGAASQRCTLAYERARQTIGDFLGARPDDHVIFTRNTTDALNLLARALPTGTTVVGWAGEHHANLLPWGTARGTARSLPVPRTAGEAVDGLDAALTGLSGPVLVTVTGASNVTGEVWPLAELTDVAHRHGARIAVDAAQLAPHRPVLLAESGVDYLALSGHKLYAPFGAGVLVGRADWLDAADPYLAGGGATAFVAADADGSFAVDWNTGPARHEAGTPNLLGAVAIAAVCEALGEADRDALTAHEDALVRRLREGLDALPGVGELRTFPAGHDRVGIVSFAVAGVPAADVSAQLATRHGIGVRDGLFCAHPLSQRLLADASVRVGAGLGASAVRASVGLGSTEDHVDRLLLGVAELTRGR from the coding sequence ATGCTCGCCACGGTGACTCTCGCCCCCCACCCCCAGGCACTTCGCGTCCTGGGTGACGACCTGCCGGTAACGCTCACCGACGGCACCGTCACCCAGCACGTCAACCTCGACTACGCGGCCACCGCACCCTGCCTGGCCGCCGCCGCGGACGCGGTGAACCAGCTCCTGCCCTGGTACGCGAGCGTGCACCGCGGCGCAGGTGCGGCCTCGCAACGCTGCACGCTGGCCTACGAGCGGGCCCGCCAGACGATCGGCGACTTTCTCGGCGCCCGCCCGGACGATCACGTGATCTTCACCCGCAACACCACCGACGCCTTGAACCTGCTGGCTCGCGCGCTGCCGACCGGGACGACGGTGGTCGGGTGGGCGGGCGAGCACCACGCGAACCTGCTGCCGTGGGGCACGGCGCGGGGCACGGCGCGGTCGCTGCCGGTGCCGCGGACGGCCGGCGAGGCGGTCGACGGCCTGGACGCCGCCCTGACCGGGCTGTCCGGTCCGGTGCTGGTCACGGTGACCGGCGCCTCGAACGTCACCGGCGAGGTCTGGCCGCTCGCCGAGCTGACCGACGTGGCGCACCGGCACGGTGCTCGCATCGCCGTGGACGCCGCCCAGCTCGCACCGCACCGCCCCGTCCTTCTGGCCGAGTCCGGCGTCGACTACCTGGCACTCTCCGGCCACAAGCTGTACGCACCGTTCGGCGCAGGTGTGCTGGTCGGCCGCGCCGACTGGCTGGACGCCGCCGACCCGTACCTCGCCGGGGGCGGCGCCACCGCGTTCGTCGCGGCCGACGCCGACGGATCCTTCGCCGTGGACTGGAACACCGGGCCCGCGCGGCACGAGGCGGGCACCCCCAACCTGCTCGGAGCGGTCGCGATCGCCGCGGTCTGCGAAGCGCTGGGCGAGGCCGACCGGGATGCATTGACCGCCCACGAGGACGCGCTGGTGCGGCGTCTCCGCGAAGGGCTGGACGCGCTACCCGGCGTGGGCGAGCTGCGGACGTTCCCGGCTGGGCACGACCGCGTCGGCATCGTCAGCTTCGCGGTCGCCGGAGTGCCGGCCGCCGACGTCTCGGCGCAACTGGCGACCCGGCACGGCATCGGCGTCCGGGACGGGCTGTTCTGCGCTCACCCGCTGTCGCAGCGGCTGCTCGCCGACGCGTCCGTGCGGGTCGGCGCGGGCCTGGGAGCGTCCGCGGTGCGGGCCAGCGTCGGTCTCGGCAGCACCGAGGACCACGTCGATCGGCTCCTGCTCGGCGTCGCCGAGCTCACCCGCGGACGATGA
- a CDS encoding YciI family protein codes for MFVVTLTYVADVSEVDAQMDAHLEWLDSQFADGVFVASGRRVPRHGGVILAVGVEREELNRRLALDPFAENCLADYTVVEFDPTRVAPGYEKLRSDSATGASGVAGVPPRSASQPEA; via the coding sequence ATGTTCGTTGTGACACTTACGTACGTCGCTGATGTCTCCGAAGTGGACGCCCAGATGGACGCCCACCTGGAATGGCTCGACAGTCAGTTCGCCGATGGGGTTTTTGTCGCGTCCGGTCGCCGGGTGCCGCGCCACGGCGGCGTGATCCTCGCGGTCGGCGTCGAGCGGGAGGAGCTGAACCGGCGCCTCGCCCTGGACCCGTTCGCGGAGAACTGCCTGGCCGACTACACCGTGGTGGAGTTCGACCCGACGCGGGTCGCACCCGGTTACGAGAAGCTGCGCTCCGACTCCGCGACCGGCGCGTCCGGCGTGGCGGGGGTGCCGCCCCGATCGGCGTCCCAGCCCGAGGCGTAG
- a CDS encoding DUF309 domain-containing protein has translation MTSDDRDRDDLGRPRQARPRDALGRPLPYGDPRGVPPVSEEPLPPPQALAEAQRLLTSGRAFSAHEVLEAAWKAAPEPERELWQGLAQFCVGLTHAQRGNRDGSARLLARGVARLRPYADAPPHGVDVRGLLDWYDAHGAAPTEAAPPRLSGG, from the coding sequence ATGACTAGCGACGACCGGGATCGCGACGACCTGGGGCGACCGCGGCAGGCCCGGCCGCGGGACGCGCTGGGGCGTCCCCTCCCCTACGGCGACCCGCGGGGCGTCCCTCCGGTGTCGGAGGAGCCGTTGCCGCCGCCGCAGGCGCTCGCCGAGGCCCAGCGACTGCTGACGAGTGGGCGTGCGTTCTCCGCCCACGAGGTGCTGGAGGCGGCCTGGAAGGCCGCGCCGGAACCGGAGCGCGAGCTCTGGCAGGGCCTGGCGCAGTTCTGCGTGGGCCTCACGCACGCACAGCGCGGCAACCGGGACGGGTCGGCCCGGCTACTCGCCCGGGGAGTGGCCCGCTTGCGTCCGTACGCCGACGCACCACCGCACGGGGTCGACGTACGCGGCCTCCTCGACTGGTACGACGCCCACGGCGCCGCCCCCACCGAGGCAGCCCCGCCCCGTCTCTCCGGCGGCTGA
- a CDS encoding ATP-binding protein, whose amino-acid sequence MTNRTTEPAPSAAAHGADDRTGVELLVEVGTLLSASSVAALDSGLELSVVAVAAFVGGRRGELVVRPATNPGPTEPFPLADAEPAPEPASLADAPGLTPGLPPVPASGVHAASVPPPLTPAAGPAPVPDLPAGSPGIGAAPGLSDKQWQRLDEGRPIVDATSLGGPAVLVPVANGGLVVAALRIGGLLNESAVVENLNSSERGDIVVGAGALMGAAIARRRTLATDATAESQARAILDQIGSVVVQVDMLGRISYINQAWSKLTGIPAEEMIGRNAMDRVHPDDHQVAAEHLVEGMRDQAQRTIKDVRFLDKDGRPRWMEVQGKAILNAAGEVIGFGGTLHDVTERHQETLNANAARDRAEQARDRAERSNRAKSEFLSRMSHELRTPLNAILGFAQLLELVELEDEDADNLNQIVRAGRHLLAVINDALDVARIETGRLSLSVEDVRVEAVVDECLNLMRPQADETGVALVRPTTADVGMIARADRQRLRQVLINLLSNAVKYNRPNGQVTVEYHPADDRGNRVAPELADWLRITVADSGIGIPADRLNEVFVPFERLGAERTGVEGTGLGLSLAKSLMDAMGARISLSSIEGIGTTFYLDLPAMAAVPDGDQPVVLDAGPNGPSLATTTVLYVEDNPANVTLVQRVLRKREKLHLVVAPDGASGVRLVEELRPALVLLDVHLPEMSGDEVLAAVRNHADPVLRRTPVVVVTADVSGGAERRLKAAGADAFLAKPIDVHALLGEVDHHVG is encoded by the coding sequence GTGACGAACCGGACAACGGAACCGGCTCCTTCGGCTGCGGCGCACGGCGCCGACGACCGAACGGGCGTCGAGCTACTGGTCGAGGTCGGAACGCTGCTCTCCGCGTCCTCGGTGGCCGCGCTCGACAGCGGGCTGGAGCTGTCGGTGGTGGCGGTGGCCGCCTTCGTCGGCGGCCGGAGGGGTGAGCTGGTCGTCCGCCCGGCGACGAACCCCGGTCCGACGGAGCCGTTTCCCCTCGCCGACGCGGAGCCCGCGCCGGAGCCCGCCAGCCTGGCGGACGCACCGGGGCTCACCCCCGGCCTGCCGCCGGTGCCCGCGTCCGGCGTCCACGCTGCGTCGGTTCCTCCGCCGCTCACACCGGCGGCCGGACCGGCTCCGGTTCCCGATCTGCCGGCCGGCTCACCCGGCATCGGCGCCGCGCCGGGCCTGAGTGACAAGCAGTGGCAGCGCCTGGACGAGGGGCGCCCGATCGTCGACGCGACCAGCCTCGGCGGCCCGGCCGTCCTGGTACCGGTAGCGAACGGAGGACTGGTCGTCGCCGCCCTGCGGATCGGTGGCCTGCTCAACGAGAGCGCGGTCGTCGAGAACCTCAACTCCAGCGAGCGGGGGGACATCGTGGTGGGCGCCGGCGCGCTGATGGGCGCCGCGATCGCCCGCCGCCGTACGCTCGCCACGGACGCGACGGCGGAGAGCCAGGCCCGCGCGATCCTGGACCAGATCGGGTCGGTGGTCGTCCAGGTCGACATGCTGGGCCGGATCTCCTACATCAACCAGGCCTGGAGCAAGCTGACCGGCATCCCGGCCGAGGAGATGATCGGCCGGAACGCGATGGACCGGGTGCACCCGGACGACCACCAGGTCGCCGCAGAGCACCTCGTCGAAGGCATGCGCGACCAGGCTCAGCGCACGATCAAGGACGTCCGGTTCCTCGACAAGGACGGCCGTCCGCGCTGGATGGAGGTGCAGGGAAAGGCGATTCTCAACGCGGCCGGCGAGGTGATCGGCTTCGGCGGGACGCTGCACGACGTCACCGAGCGCCACCAGGAGACGTTGAACGCGAACGCCGCCCGCGACCGCGCCGAGCAGGCCCGCGATCGCGCCGAACGCTCGAACCGGGCGAAGAGCGAGTTCCTCTCCCGGATGAGCCACGAGCTGCGCACCCCGCTCAACGCGATCCTCGGATTCGCCCAGCTCCTCGAACTCGTCGAGCTGGAGGATGAGGACGCCGACAACCTCAACCAGATCGTCCGGGCCGGCCGGCACCTGCTCGCGGTGATCAACGACGCGCTCGACGTCGCCCGGATCGAGACCGGGCGGCTCTCCCTCTCGGTCGAGGACGTCCGGGTCGAGGCGGTCGTCGACGAATGCCTCAACCTGATGCGTCCGCAGGCGGACGAGACCGGCGTCGCGCTGGTCCGGCCGACCACGGCCGACGTCGGCATGATCGCCCGCGCCGACCGGCAGCGGCTCCGTCAGGTGCTGATCAACCTGCTCTCCAACGCGGTGAAGTACAACCGGCCCAACGGCCAGGTCACGGTGGAGTACCACCCGGCCGACGACCGCGGGAACCGGGTCGCGCCCGAGCTCGCCGACTGGCTGCGGATCACCGTCGCCGACAGCGGCATCGGTATCCCGGCGGACCGGCTGAACGAGGTCTTCGTGCCGTTCGAGCGGCTGGGCGCCGAGCGGACCGGCGTCGAGGGCACCGGCCTGGGCCTGTCGCTGGCCAAGAGCCTGATGGACGCGATGGGTGCCCGGATCAGCCTCAGCAGCATCGAGGGTATCGGCACGACGTTCTACCTGGACCTGCCCGCGATGGCGGCGGTTCCGGACGGCGACCAGCCGGTCGTCCTCGACGCCGGCCCGAACGGACCGTCGCTCGCCACCACCACCGTGCTCTACGTCGAGGACAATCCGGCGAACGTCACGCTCGTGCAGCGGGTGCTCAGGAAACGCGAGAAGCTCCACCTGGTCGTCGCGCCCGACGGCGCGTCCGGTGTCCGGCTGGTCGAGGAGCTACGACCGGCGCTGGTCCTGCTCGACGTCCACCTGCCGGAGATGAGCGGCGACGAGGTGCTGGCGGCGGTCCGCAACCACGCGGACCCGGTGCTGCGCCGGACCCCGGTCGTCGTGGTCACCGCCGACGTCTCCGGTGGGGCGGAGCGGCGGCTGAAGGCGGCGGGCGCGGACGCGTTCCTCGCCAAGCCGATCGACGTCCACGCGTTGCTCGGCGAGGTCGACCACCACGTCGGCTGA
- a CDS encoding aminotransferase class I/II-fold pyridoxal phosphate-dependent enzyme: MPTAADVLRAVDDVISDGVRRGMLHNVAEDDRLDGRIVTVRGRRLINFGSCSYLGLETHPALAEAVTDAVTRYGTQFSSSRAYLSSPAYTEAETLLSEVFGRPTLITPSTTLGHLAAMPTLIGANDALLLDHQVHASVQTAAKLAQAQGTLVELVPHSDLEVLAARVAELSRTHDRIWYAGDGLYSMYADFAPVAALCRLVEEFPKLWLYLDDAHGASWTGTNGSGHVLDRLTPAAAERTLVAASLNKSFAAAGGALTFPNEELLRRVRTVGGPMIFAGPVQPPMLGAVIASARWHLSPALAERQERLAASIRLFNKLAEEQELPLVSVDESPIRYIAAGGPPVAYNLTGRLLEAGFFVDTASYPAVAAKRSGARVTLTYHHTDADIVALVDAIAAALPAALADEGSSQEELVSVFSRQLAGRPVRLRSVPAAPPVLLQIAEPAPSDEAELRLERHDTIETIEAAEWDRMLAGRGAFGWAALRTYERAFDGDPASDPHGWRFTYWIVRDSSGAPVAATFFTAACWKDDMLSSVEVSTEVERRRADFPMYLTSTVVGMGTLITEGDHLWLDRRADWRAALRLILTAARTEEEKNAASALALRDLEDDGSPEAQELHDFLVGEGFLRLPTMPTWERELDFADDTQFLAGLAKKARYHQRTAVLGWEGRYRVTNVVGGTEAAAALTTAERDHLYRLYRNVHARNLELNVFPLPRRLFDEVLAAPCWELALLHFTDGADGPTDRPVAFALLYVGPEHLAPVFVGLDYAYVKSHRSYQQTLWQTFRSAQRRGAKRLLLGMSADLQKTRFGARSRRRVVYLQPTEQYQADVLNQLTEAIATQAA, encoded by the coding sequence ATGCCGACCGCCGCTGACGTATTGCGCGCCGTTGACGACGTCATCTCCGACGGCGTTCGCCGCGGGATGCTGCACAACGTCGCCGAGGACGATCGGCTCGACGGCCGGATCGTCACCGTCCGCGGGCGCCGACTGATCAACTTCGGCTCCTGCAGTTATCTCGGGCTCGAGACCCACCCCGCGCTGGCCGAGGCGGTGACCGACGCGGTCACGCGGTACGGCACCCAGTTCTCGTCGTCCCGCGCCTACCTCTCCTCCCCCGCGTACACCGAGGCGGAGACGCTGCTCAGCGAGGTGTTCGGACGGCCGACGCTGATCACGCCGAGCACGACGCTCGGGCACCTGGCGGCGATGCCGACGCTGATCGGGGCGAACGACGCGCTGTTGCTGGACCACCAGGTCCACGCCAGCGTCCAGACCGCCGCGAAGCTGGCGCAGGCCCAGGGCACGCTGGTCGAGCTGGTCCCGCACAGCGACCTGGAGGTCCTGGCCGCCCGGGTCGCCGAGCTGTCCCGCACCCACGACCGGATCTGGTACGCCGGCGACGGGCTCTACAGCATGTACGCCGACTTCGCGCCGGTCGCGGCGCTGTGCCGGCTGGTCGAGGAGTTCCCCAAGCTCTGGCTCTACCTCGACGACGCGCACGGCGCGTCCTGGACGGGCACGAACGGCAGCGGCCACGTGCTCGACCGGCTCACCCCGGCGGCCGCGGAGCGCACGCTCGTCGCCGCGTCGCTGAACAAGTCGTTCGCCGCCGCCGGTGGCGCGCTCACGTTCCCGAACGAGGAGCTGCTCCGCCGGGTACGCACGGTCGGCGGTCCGATGATCTTCGCCGGCCCGGTGCAGCCCCCGATGCTGGGCGCCGTGATCGCGTCCGCCCGCTGGCACCTCTCGCCCGCCCTCGCCGAGCGGCAGGAGCGCCTGGCCGCGTCGATCCGCCTATTCAACAAGCTGGCCGAGGAGCAGGAGCTCCCGCTCGTCTCGGTCGACGAGTCGCCGATCCGGTACATCGCGGCCGGCGGGCCGCCGGTCGCCTACAACCTCACCGGCCGGCTGCTGGAGGCCGGGTTCTTCGTCGACACCGCGTCCTACCCGGCGGTGGCCGCGAAGCGCTCCGGCGCCCGGGTCACGCTGACCTACCACCACACCGACGCCGACATCGTCGCGCTCGTCGACGCGATCGCGGCCGCGCTGCCGGCCGCGCTGGCCGACGAGGGCAGCTCCCAGGAGGAGCTGGTCAGCGTGTTCTCCCGGCAGCTGGCCGGGCGTCCGGTGCGGCTCCGGTCGGTGCCTGCCGCACCGCCGGTCCTGCTCCAGATCGCGGAGCCCGCGCCGTCCGACGAGGCCGAGCTGCGGCTGGAACGGCACGACACGATCGAGACGATCGAGGCGGCCGAGTGGGACCGGATGCTCGCCGGGCGCGGCGCGTTCGGCTGGGCGGCGCTGCGGACGTACGAGCGCGCGTTCGACGGCGACCCGGCGTCCGACCCGCACGGCTGGCGATTCACCTACTGGATCGTGCGGGACTCCTCGGGCGCCCCGGTCGCCGCGACGTTCTTCACCGCGGCGTGCTGGAAGGACGACATGCTCTCGTCCGTCGAGGTCTCGACCGAGGTCGAGCGGCGGCGCGCGGACTTCCCCATGTACCTGACGTCTACCGTGGTCGGAATGGGTACCCTGATCACCGAGGGTGACCACCTCTGGCTCGACCGTCGCGCGGACTGGCGGGCGGCCCTCCGGCTGATCCTGACCGCCGCTCGCACCGAGGAAGAGAAGAACGCCGCCTCGGCGCTGGCGCTGCGCGATCTGGAGGACGACGGTTCGCCCGAGGCGCAGGAGCTGCACGACTTCCTGGTCGGCGAGGGCTTCCTGCGGCTGCCCACGATGCCGACCTGGGAGCGTGAGCTCGACTTCGCCGACGACACGCAGTTCCTCGCCGGGCTGGCCAAGAAGGCCCGGTACCACCAGCGCACCGCGGTGCTGGGCTGGGAGGGCCGGTACCGGGTGACGAACGTGGTCGGCGGCACCGAGGCCGCGGCCGCGCTCACCACCGCCGAGCGCGACCACCTCTACCGCCTCTACCGGAACGTCCACGCCCGTAACCTCGAGTTGAACGTGTTCCCGCTGCCGCGGCGGCTGTTCGACGAAGTGCTGGCCGCGCCGTGCTGGGAGCTGGCCCTGCTGCACTTCACCGACGGTGCCGACGGGCCGACCGACCGGCCGGTGGCGTTCGCGCTGCTGTACGTCGGACCGGAGCACCTCGCGCCGGTGTTCGTCGGCCTCGACTACGCCTACGTGAAGTCGCACCGCAGCTACCAGCAGACGCTCTGGCAGACGTTCCGGAGCGCGCAGCGTCGCGGCGCCAAGCGGCTGCTGCTGGGTATGAGCGCCGACTTGCAGAAGACACGGTTCGGAGCGCGATCCCGCCGTCGCGTGGTCTACCTGCAGCCGACCGAGCAGTACCAGGCGGACGTCTTGAACCAGCTCACCGAGGCGATCGCCACCCAGGCCGCCTGA